The following are encoded together in the Pelorhabdus rhamnosifermentans genome:
- a CDS encoding glycoside hydrolase family 1 protein: MKYFLSKNFMMGASAAAWQTEGWEGKKPGQESLIDAAYKVNPDRWYEGYGPTIATDFYHRYKEDCKLMKEMGLKAYRTSIDWSRFIKNYETGEVNEDAAAFYDGVVDELIKNGVEPIICLEHWELPNQLFEKYGGWNSKEVVEFYVKYAEAAFKLLGSKVKYWFTFNEPIVFPELAIMDGIWYPYKSDTQEAMQWNYNKVLANAKAVKIYHEKDYGYQSGGKIGIIINAAPSYPRSQSTDDVKAADMYDLFFNKIYTDPCIKGTFPEIYFPLLKKHDCMIAVTDEELAIIQANTIDMMGLNYYRPNRVKARSAAWNPEVKFNPQYYYENYELQGKKMNPFRGWEIYAKGLYDFAMILKNEYNNIPWLVTENGMGVAGEEKHKDADGVIQDDYRIDFVADHLRWLLKAVEEGSQCFGYLMWNFTDNVSPYNAFKNRYGYIEIDLDDNRNRRIKKSGYWFKKTVEDGYFEYDGFEPVYK, from the coding sequence ATGAAATACTTTTTATCTAAGAATTTTATGATGGGGGCTTCCGCTGCTGCTTGGCAGACAGAAGGTTGGGAGGGGAAAAAGCCGGGTCAGGAATCCTTGATCGATGCTGCCTATAAGGTGAATCCGGATAGATGGTATGAAGGATATGGACCAACCATTGCAACTGATTTTTATCATCGATATAAGGAAGACTGCAAATTAATGAAGGAAATGGGCCTCAAAGCTTATCGCACATCCATCGATTGGTCCCGATTCATTAAGAACTATGAAACAGGTGAGGTGAATGAAGACGCGGCGGCTTTCTATGATGGCGTAGTGGACGAATTAATCAAGAATGGTGTTGAGCCAATCATTTGTCTGGAACACTGGGAATTGCCCAATCAATTGTTCGAAAAGTACGGCGGTTGGAATTCAAAAGAAGTGGTTGAATTTTACGTGAAATATGCTGAAGCTGCTTTTAAATTATTAGGGAGTAAAGTTAAATATTGGTTTACTTTCAATGAGCCGATCGTATTTCCGGAACTGGCGATTATGGATGGTATCTGGTATCCTTATAAAAGCGATACACAGGAAGCCATGCAGTGGAATTATAACAAAGTGCTGGCAAATGCCAAAGCGGTTAAAATCTATCATGAAAAGGATTATGGTTATCAGTCAGGTGGTAAAATCGGCATCATTATTAATGCTGCGCCGAGTTATCCACGATCACAGTCGACAGATGATGTGAAGGCGGCTGACATGTATGATTTATTTTTTAATAAAATCTATACTGATCCATGTATTAAAGGTACGTTTCCAGAAATCTATTTTCCGTTGCTCAAAAAACATGATTGTATGATTGCGGTTACAGATGAAGAATTAGCGATTATCCAAGCGAATACCATCGATATGATGGGGCTAAATTATTATCGCCCGAATCGGGTCAAGGCCAGAAGTGCAGCATGGAATCCTGAAGTAAAATTTAACCCACAGTACTATTACGAGAACTATGAGCTTCAAGGCAAAAAAATGAATCCTTTCCGTGGTTGGGAAATTTATGCCAAAGGCTTATATGATTTTGCCATGATACTAAAAAATGAGTACAATAATATACCTTGGCTAGTTACCGAAAATGGTATGGGCGTTGCAGGCGAAGAAAAGCATAAAGATGCGGATGGCGTGATTCAAGATGATTATCGTATCGATTTTGTTGCAGACCATTTACGTTGGCTATTAAAGGCAGTCGAAGAAGGCAGTCAGTGTTTCGGTTATCTGATGTGGAACTTTACGGATAACGTTTCTCCTTATAATGCCTTCAAAAATAGATATGGTTATATCGAAATTGATCTTGACGACAATAGAAACCGCAGAATTAAGAAATCAGGTTATTGGTTCAAGAAAACGGTTGAAGATGGATATTTTGAATATGACGGATTTGAGCCTGTATATAAGTAG
- a CDS encoding PTS lactose/cellobiose transporter subunit IIA produces the protein MEMEQIVFTIIVHAGDARAHALEALRYAREGNFIEAEESMVQAKSELIEAHQIQTELLQAEAGGEKQAVSLLLVHAQDHLMTAILAKDLIEEMILMCKK, from the coding sequence ATGGAGATGGAACAAATTGTTTTTACAATCATCGTGCACGCCGGGGATGCCCGCGCCCATGCGTTAGAGGCACTTAGGTATGCCCGTGAAGGTAATTTTATCGAAGCAGAGGAAAGCATGGTTCAAGCCAAATCAGAGTTAATTGAAGCTCATCAGATTCAAACAGAGTTGCTGCAGGCTGAGGCCGGTGGTGAAAAACAAGCGGTAAGCTTATTGCTCGTACATGCCCAGGATCATTTAATGACAGCTATTTTGGCAAAAGACTTAATTGAGGAAATGATCTTAATGTGTAAAAAATAG
- a CDS encoding aldo/keto reductase: MNLGKQATAEGTKKIAAKHPELTYGELGRTGLLVSQAGFGGYRISIAHESQYKALQQALNSGINLIDTSSNYADGDSERLIGKVLTDLVQQEKLRREEVVIVTKSGYISSDVSDVSYPDLIAFNETLKYCIHPDFLRDQITGSLERLQLAKIDCYLLHNPEYYYLWAQQEGIAKNEADEEFSRRIELAFQYLESEVAAGRIGCYGISSNTFAADETAYERVLLEGVSRIAEKVSPNHHFQLIELPLNVFETAAATSVDSKTGQTLLQLAKQQGLAVLTNRPLNVALENTLRRLVEVTGEEFRNIELLVAQVNEVMKMENAFRQNFIMELTDEELSQPDLFKGLTSGEVLQKHWYTFDSFWHWQDVRGHYFNPVIQHSLDLLTVRQTMSRGMKQWIDAYVELLNSLFTNITNYYRGKEMKRVVRDKLMIANCGDVDWQIEGSLSQMAIRVVRSTAGVDSVLVGMRDVDYVQDVLIELRCGVRKLPRQSSWQLLKEKVQQNADDELSLLAQQLTEEDGNRT; encoded by the coding sequence ATGAACCTTGGCAAGCAGGCAACAGCGGAGGGAACAAAAAAAATTGCTGCCAAACATCCAGAATTAACGTATGGTGAATTAGGCAGAACAGGACTACTTGTCAGCCAGGCAGGTTTTGGTGGGTATCGTATTTCTATTGCTCACGAGTCACAGTATAAAGCGTTACAACAAGCCCTGAATAGTGGTATTAATCTGATTGATACAAGCAGTAATTATGCCGATGGCGATTCTGAAAGACTCATTGGCAAGGTTTTGACCGATCTTGTGCAGCAAGAAAAGCTTCGGCGTGAAGAAGTCGTTATTGTGACCAAATCAGGTTATATATCTTCCGACGTAAGCGACGTAAGCTATCCGGACTTAATCGCTTTTAATGAAACACTCAAGTACTGTATCCATCCGGATTTTTTGCGCGATCAAATTACTGGCAGTCTGGAAAGGCTTCAACTGGCAAAGATTGATTGTTATTTATTGCATAATCCAGAGTATTATTATCTTTGGGCCCAGCAGGAAGGCATAGCTAAAAATGAAGCGGATGAAGAGTTTTCACGCCGCATTGAATTGGCTTTTCAGTATCTTGAATCAGAAGTAGCAGCAGGGCGTATTGGCTGTTATGGTATCAGTTCGAATACTTTTGCTGCGGATGAAACAGCTTATGAACGCGTCTTGCTTGAAGGAGTTTCTCGCATTGCAGAGAAAGTTTCTCCAAATCATCATTTTCAGCTCATTGAGTTGCCGCTCAATGTTTTTGAGACGGCTGCAGCAACTTCAGTGGACAGCAAAACTGGTCAAACACTACTTCAATTGGCCAAGCAACAAGGATTGGCAGTATTAACGAACCGACCGCTGAATGTCGCATTGGAAAATACGCTAAGGCGGTTAGTGGAAGTAACAGGAGAAGAATTCCGAAATATTGAACTGCTTGTTGCCCAAGTAAACGAAGTGATGAAGATGGAGAATGCTTTTCGCCAGAACTTTATCATGGAACTGACAGATGAAGAACTGAGTCAACCCGATTTATTTAAGGGATTGACAAGTGGCGAGGTGTTACAGAAGCATTGGTATACGTTTGATTCTTTTTGGCACTGGCAGGATGTGCGAGGTCATTATTTTAATCCTGTTATTCAGCATTCTCTTGATTTGCTTACAGTGCGTCAAACTATGTCGCGGGGTATGAAACAGTGGATTGATGCTTATGTTGAGTTATTAAATTCTCTGTTTACAAATATTACGAATTACTATCGCGGGAAGGAAATGAAGCGTGTGGTTCGTGATAAGCTAATGATTGCAAACTGCGGAGATGTAGATTGGCAGATTGAAGGTTCGTTAAGCCAAATGGCCATTCGTGTGGTTCGTTCTACAGCAGGTGTTGATTCGGTGCTTGTGGGCATGCGTGATGTAGATTATGTTCAGGATGTACTTATTGAATTGAGATGCGGCGTGAGAAAGTTGCCACGGCAATCAAGCTGGCAACTTTTGAAAGAAAAGGTTCAGCAGAATGCAGATGATGAACTCTCGTTGCTAGCGCAGCAGCTTACGGAAGAGGATGGGAATAGAACATAA
- a CDS encoding S-layer homology domain-containing protein: protein MKKGLSALLALTFALGVTGTSFAAGNSTFSDVPANHWSYNAISQLAKDGIIEGYQDGTYHGEHILSRYEMAMIVSRAMTKMEKANDADKALIQKLDAEYSTEIDKLNDKYDKLDKRVDNVMLSGFVRSKYDSDTSNGMSNNVNKHFYMDFEGTLKVNDTWAGHFQSETRANYMAHNNSYGQDNEQYGTYQRIWTTGRIGDIGVTLGKKWWGYGFQNVIFGHVADGVQLDCAITPKLNASIFNLRPTSDQGDLMDLGIQPTLNAKGNVWSTARDANIYGVNLVSEVLPNLNANLVVAGNNDKDKQMMSKWGSFDLSTKMGPDWKVTATYAKTNADDFNHSTEFRLDYKQVDLQKPGSLSAYLRVINFEKYGDASHDDEWGSLPSDMKGWILGVVYVPYKNVQWETFYSDQKLNISGTNGGDYNYGHGAVNQNAKRKLIRSQLDVHF from the coding sequence ATGAAAAAGGGTTTAAGTGCTTTATTAGCTTTGACATTTGCTCTTGGCGTTACGGGTACATCGTTTGCCGCCGGTAACAGTACTTTTTCGGATGTTCCTGCGAACCATTGGAGTTATAACGCTATCAGTCAATTGGCTAAGGACGGTATTATCGAGGGTTATCAAGATGGCACCTACCATGGCGAGCATATTTTGAGTCGCTATGAAATGGCAATGATTGTGTCGAGAGCTATGACAAAAATGGAAAAAGCCAATGATGCCGATAAAGCGTTGATTCAAAAGTTAGATGCTGAATATTCAACAGAGATCGATAAGCTAAATGATAAGTATGATAAATTGGATAAAAGAGTCGACAATGTTATGCTCAGTGGTTTTGTTCGGAGCAAATATGACAGTGATACTTCCAATGGGATGAGCAACAATGTGAATAAACATTTTTACATGGATTTTGAAGGCACCTTGAAAGTGAATGACACATGGGCTGGTCATTTCCAGAGTGAGACACGTGCCAATTATATGGCTCATAATAATTCTTACGGTCAAGATAATGAGCAGTATGGTACATATCAAAGAATTTGGACTACTGGCAGGATTGGTGATATCGGCGTTACACTAGGTAAAAAATGGTGGGGCTATGGTTTCCAAAATGTTATTTTTGGTCATGTCGCTGATGGTGTACAGCTGGATTGCGCTATTACTCCAAAACTTAACGCGAGTATCTTCAATTTAAGGCCAACTAGCGATCAAGGTGATTTAATGGATCTTGGCATACAGCCAACTCTTAATGCGAAGGGTAATGTTTGGAGTACTGCTCGCGATGCAAATATCTATGGTGTTAACTTGGTTAGTGAAGTACTCCCTAATCTCAATGCCAATTTGGTTGTTGCTGGAAACAATGATAAAGATAAACAAATGATGAGTAAATGGGGTTCGTTTGATTTGAGTACTAAAATGGGTCCCGATTGGAAGGTTACTGCCACTTATGCCAAAACGAATGCAGATGACTTTAACCACAGCACTGAATTTAGACTGGATTACAAACAAGTTGACCTCCAAAAACCGGGTTCCCTTAGTGCTTATCTGAGAGTGATCAATTTCGAAAAATATGGCGATGCGTCTCATGATGATGAGTGGGGTTCTTTGCCATCGGATATGAAAGGCTGGATTCTTGGAGTTGTCTATGTTCCTTACAAAAATGTCCAGTGGGAAACTTTTTATTCCGACCAAAAATTAAATATTTCAGGGACTAACGGCGGTGATTACAATTATGGTCATGGGGCAGTGAACCAAAATGCAAAAAGAAAATTGATTCGTTCTCAACTAGATGTTCACTTCTAA
- the nrdJ gene encoding ribonucleoside-triphosphate reductase, adenosylcobalamin-dependent, producing MLALSKEKIKELNDAVEFGVLGKAVYERTYSRIKPNGEKESWPETVLRVVNGNCNLVSDQYIEEQEREKLFDLIYHFKAIPAGRSLWVSGVPGRQFLFNCHNSSWTDDVTEHFTFLFDELCKGGGVGSNYSNRYVERYEPVQNQLTLHIVCAKNHPDYLSFQDQLSTQYSADWTGSISIEDSREGWVAALKVLLQAFWSEKAGTGELIFDVSNIRPRGARIKGFGGIASGPVPFIVMLREVAVLLNSKYTKKLSSLDFMQVDHLIASCVISGNVRRSARMSMKSWKDPDVIDFINCKLDLTSHWTTNISVEIDDEFFKAWKKGNKHAKLVFNKAVEAMMTRGEPGFWNRSMAQVGETEPDLIESTNPCGEIALQGFENCNLGHVNLAGFTDDQERQEAFRLMARFLIRNTFGDILNSKQQEVVKKNRRIGVGFFGYQTWLVQNSIKYSESHHNQFVIQALKKYYEVVRSAAREYAFQLRIPEPVKVTTIAPTGTIALLPGETTGLQPIYARYGIRRIRYADNDEKLAEYAADDIEQDMYSPSTKVVKFYYKDRLVEIAEQLNLDIEDMVEQQNEIHLADMLSVQAMVQDVYADNAVSFTANIQPNVLTKKEVKGILMSYLPRLKGTTIMIDESRPQAPYELVDRSEFEKHHGMIGHGNLDCASGACPVK from the coding sequence ATGCTCGCGTTATCAAAGGAAAAAATTAAAGAACTGAATGACGCCGTGGAGTTTGGCGTGTTGGGAAAGGCTGTTTATGAACGTACTTATTCTCGGATTAAACCGAATGGTGAGAAAGAATCATGGCCTGAAACGGTTTTGCGCGTTGTTAATGGCAATTGTAATTTAGTTTCTGATCAATATATTGAAGAGCAGGAACGGGAAAAGTTGTTTGACCTTATTTATCATTTTAAAGCTATTCCCGCGGGACGTAGCTTATGGGTGTCTGGTGTGCCTGGTCGTCAATTTTTATTTAATTGTCATAATAGCTCATGGACGGACGATGTAACAGAGCATTTTACCTTTTTATTTGATGAGCTTTGTAAAGGCGGTGGCGTAGGAAGTAATTATTCCAATCGGTATGTTGAACGATATGAACCTGTGCAAAATCAATTAACCCTACATATTGTATGCGCGAAAAATCATCCCGATTATTTATCTTTTCAAGATCAGTTGTCGACGCAATATTCTGCTGATTGGACAGGCTCGATTAGTATTGAAGATTCGCGTGAAGGCTGGGTAGCGGCATTAAAAGTTCTTCTTCAGGCGTTCTGGTCTGAAAAGGCCGGGACAGGTGAACTGATTTTTGATGTATCGAATATTCGCCCTAGGGGAGCGCGTATTAAGGGCTTTGGCGGCATTGCTTCGGGGCCTGTTCCTTTCATTGTTATGTTGCGGGAGGTAGCTGTTTTATTAAATAGTAAATATACGAAAAAATTATCTTCCTTGGATTTTATGCAAGTGGATCATTTGATTGCCAGTTGCGTTATTTCCGGCAATGTGCGGCGTAGCGCGCGCATGAGTATGAAATCATGGAAAGATCCAGATGTCATTGATTTTATTAATTGCAAACTGGATTTAACTTCTCATTGGACAACGAATATTTCCGTGGAAATTGATGATGAATTTTTTAAAGCCTGGAAAAAAGGCAATAAACATGCTAAGCTAGTCTTTAATAAGGCCGTTGAGGCCATGATGACACGCGGAGAGCCGGGTTTTTGGAATCGTTCTATGGCGCAGGTAGGAGAAACGGAGCCGGATTTGATTGAAAGCACCAATCCATGCGGTGAAATAGCTTTGCAGGGGTTTGAAAATTGTAATTTAGGTCATGTTAATTTAGCTGGATTTACAGATGACCAAGAACGGCAAGAAGCTTTTCGGCTCATGGCGCGATTTTTGATTCGCAACACTTTTGGCGATATTTTAAACAGTAAACAACAGGAAGTAGTGAAAAAAAATCGTCGCATTGGCGTGGGCTTTTTTGGTTATCAGACGTGGCTCGTCCAAAATAGTATTAAGTATTCTGAATCACATCATAATCAATTTGTCATCCAGGCCTTGAAAAAATACTACGAAGTTGTTCGCAGTGCGGCCAGAGAGTATGCCTTTCAATTGCGTATTCCCGAACCTGTTAAGGTGACAACTATTGCGCCAACAGGTACAATTGCGCTTTTACCTGGTGAAACAACAGGTCTTCAGCCGATTTATGCACGTTACGGAATTAGGCGCATTCGTTATGCCGATAATGATGAGAAACTGGCTGAGTATGCTGCTGATGATATTGAACAGGACATGTACAGCCCTTCAACGAAGGTTGTTAAATTTTATTATAAAGATCGCCTCGTAGAGATTGCTGAACAATTAAATCTTGATATAGAAGACATGGTTGAACAACAAAATGAGATTCATTTGGCTGATATGCTGAGCGTACAAGCCATGGTGCAAGATGTTTATGCTGATAATGCCGTGAGTTTTACGGCAAATATTCAGCCTAATGTCTTAACAAAGAAAGAAGTGAAAGGCATACTGATGTCTTATTTGCCAAGGCTTAAAGGTACGACGATTATGATCGATGAAAGCCGTCCACAGGCTCCGTATGAACTCGTTGATCGCAGCGAGTTTGAAAAACATCATGGCATGATCGGGCACGGCAATCTTGATTGTGCCAGTGGTGCTTGTCCTGTAAAATAA
- a CDS encoding PTS sugar transporter subunit IIB — MNIILVCSAGMSTSLLVTKMQKASEEIGGNDEIFACAVDQLDQYIDKYDVILIGPQMRYKAKSIGELATAKGKSFAVIDSTSYGLVDGKKVLAQAYSMKP, encoded by the coding sequence ATGAACATAATATTGGTTTGTTCAGCTGGAATGTCGACAAGTTTATTGGTAACGAAGATGCAAAAAGCAAGTGAAGAGATTGGCGGCAATGATGAGATATTTGCCTGCGCCGTTGATCAGTTGGATCAATATATTGATAAATATGATGTCATACTCATAGGACCGCAAATGAGGTACAAGGCCAAGAGTATTGGTGAACTTGCTACGGCCAAGGGGAAAAGCTTTGCAGTTATTGATTCTACAAGCTATGGACTGGTAGATGGAAAGAAGGTTCTTGCACAGGCTTATAGCATGAAACCATAG
- a CDS encoding HAD family hydrolase translates to MPEDTNALVVAAFDFDGTITYHDSFIPFLWFISKKTRFITESAHLLPKLLAFKLGRISNITTKEAFITAFLKGKRMEEIRISGKKFARTVIPRFIRHEMMTRIAWHKKQGHICVLISASFDFYLATWAKDNGFDMVLSSQLEVDPCGKITGKLLGCNCYGAEKVRKLNEWLGDRAVEYLYVYGDSRGDLELLARANEKYFRGKKLT, encoded by the coding sequence ATGCCTGAAGACACAAATGCGTTGGTTGTTGCAGCATTTGATTTTGATGGAACAATTACCTATCATGATAGTTTCATTCCTTTTTTATGGTTTATATCTAAAAAAACACGTTTTATAACAGAAAGTGCTCATCTATTGCCTAAATTATTGGCCTTCAAATTAGGCCGGATATCAAATATAACGACTAAAGAGGCCTTTATAACGGCTTTTTTAAAAGGAAAAAGAATGGAAGAGATAAGAATATCCGGAAAAAAATTTGCCCGGACAGTGATTCCACGGTTTATTCGCCATGAAATGATGACAAGAATAGCATGGCATAAAAAACAAGGACACATTTGTGTCCTTATAAGTGCTTCTTTTGATTTTTATTTAGCGACCTGGGCCAAGGACAATGGATTTGATATGGTTCTATCCTCGCAGCTTGAGGTAGATCCCTGCGGAAAAATCACTGGAAAGCTTCTGGGATGTAATTGCTACGGGGCAGAGAAGGTCAGAAAACTTAACGAATGGCTCGGTGATCGTGCCGTAGAGTATCTTTATGTTTATGGCGATAGTCGAGGCGACTTGGAATTATTAGCTAGGGCTAATGAAAAATATTTTCGAGGTAAAAAATTAACCTAA
- a CDS encoding decaprenyl-phosphate phosphoribosyltransferase, with product MRKNLLSQIKGLITSMRIKQWTKNLLVFAALLFSSKYATSAQVIASFVAFILFCFTSSSVYLLNDFVDREADGLNPEKCHRPMVTGQLNAYVGLLGCIVLSTLTVICGFKLNVLFGVLLLAYLINNLFYSCKLKHVVIMDVMSIAFGFVLRAVGGGIAIHVKLTPWFLLCTLLLALFLAIGKRRYEIGLLVDSTIQHRQVLKQYSTQLLDQLNSIVATAAIMSYALYTFTSGKSIAMMFTIPLVIYGIFRYLYIIHIRNQGGSPTKILFSDKPILLTVILYGFSVFVILSNFN from the coding sequence ATGAGGAAGAATTTACTTAGTCAGATCAAGGGACTCATAACTAGTATGAGAATAAAGCAATGGACAAAAAACCTCTTGGTTTTTGCCGCTTTGCTATTTTCCAGTAAATATGCAACGTCTGCGCAAGTCATCGCTAGTTTTGTCGCTTTTATACTTTTTTGCTTTACTTCGAGTAGCGTCTATTTGCTTAATGACTTCGTAGATCGTGAGGCAGATGGTCTCAATCCGGAAAAATGTCATCGACCGATGGTCACAGGTCAACTTAACGCTTATGTAGGGTTACTAGGATGTATTGTCTTATCAACATTAACAGTAATATGCGGTTTCAAACTAAATGTATTGTTTGGTGTTCTGTTATTAGCCTACTTGATCAATAATCTTTTCTATTCATGCAAATTAAAACATGTAGTGATCATGGATGTTATGTCCATTGCGTTTGGTTTTGTATTACGGGCTGTTGGCGGTGGAATAGCCATTCATGTAAAATTGACTCCGTGGTTTTTGCTTTGCACCCTGCTATTAGCATTATTCCTAGCTATCGGGAAAAGAAGATATGAGATCGGCCTATTAGTAGATAGCACGATTCAGCATAGGCAGGTTTTGAAACAATATTCCACCCAACTGTTAGATCAACTGAATAGTATCGTCGCCACTGCAGCTATCATGAGTTATGCACTATATACGTTCACGTCAGGCAAATCAATAGCAATGATGTTTACTATTCCCCTCGTCATCTATGGAATTTTCAGATACCTCTATATCATTCATATACGAAATCAAGGTGGTTCTCCGACAAAAATATTGTTTTCAGATAAACCGATACTATTAACCGTTATTTTGTATGGATTTTCAGTATTTGTAATACTAAGTAATTTTAATTGA